A section of the Rummeliibacillus pycnus genome encodes:
- the preA gene encoding NAD-dependent dihydropyrimidine dehydrogenase subunit PreA, whose product MADLRINLAGIKSPNPFWLASAPPTNSGYQVQRAFEAGWGGAVWKTLGDPILNVSSRFAAVSFNGQRVAGFNNIELITDRPLAVNLKEIYETKKRYPNHAIIASLMVEPKQERWHEIVKRVEDVGVDGLELNFGCPHGMAERGMGAASGQVPELVEKQTYWVKEVAKTPVIVKLTPNITDITVTAEAAVNGGADAISMINTINSLAGVDLDTWNTIPHVAGKGAHGGYCGPAVKPIALNMVAECARNSYINVPISGIGGISNWQDATEFLLMGATGVQVCTAAMHHGFRIVEDMIEGLNNYLDDKGIVSVMDIVGKSVPKYSNWGDLNLNYKVVAQIDNNKCIHCNKCHIACEDTSHQAIDLYHDANGLSQLKVIEENCVGCNLCSIVCPEEGAITMREVENTLPIMSWNQRQAILQNFTEATEIVQK is encoded by the coding sequence ATGGCTGATTTACGAATCAACTTAGCGGGTATTAAATCACCTAATCCATTTTGGTTGGCTTCTGCACCACCTACAAATTCAGGCTACCAAGTGCAGCGTGCATTTGAGGCTGGATGGGGAGGAGCAGTTTGGAAAACGTTAGGTGATCCAATATTAAATGTGTCATCAAGGTTTGCAGCTGTAAGTTTTAATGGGCAAAGGGTTGCAGGTTTTAACAATATAGAACTTATTACGGATCGTCCATTAGCAGTAAATTTAAAAGAAATTTATGAAACAAAGAAGCGTTATCCGAATCATGCCATTATTGCGTCCTTGATGGTTGAACCAAAGCAAGAAAGATGGCACGAAATTGTAAAACGTGTAGAAGATGTTGGTGTAGATGGTTTGGAATTAAATTTTGGCTGTCCACATGGTATGGCAGAACGAGGAATGGGCGCTGCATCCGGACAAGTACCTGAACTTGTTGAAAAACAAACCTATTGGGTAAAAGAAGTTGCAAAAACACCTGTCATTGTAAAGCTTACTCCGAATATTACGGATATTACAGTTACAGCAGAAGCAGCTGTTAATGGTGGCGCAGATGCAATTAGTATGATTAATACAATTAATAGTTTAGCTGGAGTAGACTTAGATACTTGGAATACGATTCCTCATGTAGCTGGAAAAGGAGCACATGGAGGTTATTGTGGACCAGCTGTTAAACCAATTGCGTTAAATATGGTAGCTGAATGTGCAAGAAACAGTTATATAAATGTACCAATTTCAGGAATAGGTGGAATTTCAAATTGGCAAGATGCAACTGAATTCTTGTTAATGGGTGCTACAGGTGTTCAAGTTTGTACTGCTGCGATGCATCATGGCTTCCGTATTGTAGAAGACATGATTGAAGGATTGAACAATTACTTAGATGATAAAGGTATCGTATCTGTAATGGATATAGTTGGAAAATCCGTTCCGAAATACTCTAACTGGGGAGATCTAAACTTAAACTATAAAGTAGTCGCACAAATTGATAATAATAAATGCATTCACTGTAACAAATGTCATATTGCATGTGAAGATACATCTCATCAAGCAATTGATTTATATCATGATGCTAATGGACTTTCACAGTTAAAAGTAATTGAAGAAAATTGCGTAGGGTGTAATTTATGTTCGATCGTTTGCCCTGAAGAAGGCGCAATAACTATGAGAGAAGTGGAAAATACACTACCAATTATGTCTTGGAACCAACGTCAAGCAATACTACAAAATTTCACTGAAGCGACAGAGATTGTTCAAAAGTAG
- a CDS encoding DUF5391 family protein, translating into MKTNKGITISTIFSAILFCVLIVVISLSPLSQLGKHANQFNSPGMWLAIINILSIYAIPLFLYLIGLEWMKFIMTFLCALGILIFTFLLLIVLVIGYSMHTISDLYSVIFVCSLAIITNVIWFFVAFNSKKNNSPSIA; encoded by the coding sequence GTGAAAACAAATAAAGGCATAACCATAAGTACAATCTTCTCTGCAATATTATTTTGTGTATTAATTGTCGTAATTTCATTATCTCCATTATCACAATTAGGAAAACATGCAAATCAATTCAATTCTCCTGGCATGTGGTTAGCAATAATAAATATCCTTTCAATTTATGCGATACCATTATTTCTATACCTTATAGGGCTAGAATGGATGAAATTCATCATGACATTTCTATGTGCTTTAGGCATCTTAATTTTTACTTTCCTGTTACTAATTGTTTTAGTCATTGGATATTCAATGCATACCATTTCAGACCTATATAGTGTGATATTTGTTTGTAGTTTAGCTATTATCACCAATGTAATATGGTTCTTTGTAGCATTTAATTCTAAAAAAAATAACTCTCCTTCTATTGCTTAG
- a CDS encoding GNAT family N-acetyltransferase has product MRIVFKNSKNIDKDQLEKLYNDVQWTAYTKNMELLQQALRNSLEVISAWDGEQLVGLVRIIGDGLSIIYIQDILVMNVYQKQGIATRLMQQVLTKYDYVRQKVLLTEEGENVRHFYEKNGFQSCDQGSLVAFAKIN; this is encoded by the coding sequence ATGAGGATCGTATTTAAAAATAGTAAAAATATTGATAAAGATCAACTAGAAAAATTATATAATGATGTTCAATGGACTGCATATACAAAAAATATGGAACTTCTTCAGCAAGCATTAAGAAATTCTTTAGAAGTAATTTCAGCTTGGGATGGAGAACAATTAGTTGGATTAGTACGTATCATTGGTGATGGATTATCCATTATTTACATTCAGGATATCTTAGTTATGAATGTATATCAAAAACAGGGGATTGCAACTCGGTTAATGCAACAGGTATTGACTAAATATGATTATGTTCGCCAAAAAGTTCTTTTGACAGAAGAGGGAGAAAACGTCAGACATTTTTATGAAAAAAATGGTTTCCAATCTTGTGATCAAGGTTCTTTAGTTGCTTTTGCTAAAATCAATTAA
- a CDS encoding NAD(P)-dependent oxidoreductase has translation MVKDAVDRNFEEVSLGFSKGSAIEEANRCLYCYDAPCMKACPTSINVPSFIKKIATSNMRGSAKVILEANPMGASCARVCPTEELCEGACVLQKDQKPIKIGALQRYATDWLKEGNLSIFKPGVANGKKIAIIGSGPAGLSAARELCLLGYSVTIFEAEKQAGGLNQYGIISFRLPQDVVQWEVEQVRQLGATILTGKKVGVDVTSDELLATYDRIIMAIGMSKVPWLKIEGEMLDGVYDAIEFVKATKQKPLPKRVVGKKVIVIGAGNTAIDAATCALRLGASNVKILYRRTENEMTAYPFEFEFAKQEGVEFQWLTIPKKIIGDDEGKVAALECVQMKLIDCYANQDTLLEVENSTFKIEADIVIRAIGQMRHLELIDELKLEHHNGIISVEPSTLRTSNPVIYACGDVIYGAGYGEATVVSAVQQGKECAYALHRALQQASVITSH, from the coding sequence ATGGTCAAAGATGCAGTAGATAGAAATTTTGAAGAAGTATCTCTGGGATTTTCAAAAGGAAGTGCGATTGAAGAGGCAAATCGATGTTTATATTGCTATGACGCACCATGTATGAAAGCATGTCCAACCAGTATTAATGTACCTAGTTTTATAAAAAAAATTGCTACTTCTAATATGAGAGGATCTGCAAAAGTAATTTTAGAGGCCAATCCGATGGGAGCAAGTTGTGCTAGGGTTTGTCCAACTGAAGAGCTATGTGAAGGTGCTTGTGTATTACAAAAAGATCAAAAGCCCATTAAAATTGGAGCGCTTCAACGATATGCTACTGATTGGCTAAAAGAAGGAAATTTATCAATCTTTAAACCGGGAGTAGCAAATGGTAAGAAAATCGCTATTATTGGGAGTGGCCCCGCAGGTTTATCTGCTGCACGTGAATTGTGTCTATTGGGTTATAGTGTAACAATTTTTGAAGCTGAAAAACAGGCTGGAGGACTAAATCAATATGGAATTATATCATTCCGATTGCCACAAGATGTTGTGCAGTGGGAAGTGGAACAAGTTCGTCAATTAGGTGCGACAATTTTAACAGGGAAGAAGGTTGGAGTTGATGTTACTAGCGATGAGTTATTGGCAACGTATGATCGAATTATCATGGCGATTGGTATGAGTAAAGTTCCGTGGTTAAAAATTGAAGGGGAAATGTTAGACGGTGTTTATGATGCAATTGAATTTGTCAAAGCGACTAAACAAAAACCATTACCTAAGCGTGTAGTTGGTAAGAAAGTTATTGTAATTGGTGCAGGGAATACCGCAATCGATGCGGCAACATGTGCACTTCGTTTAGGAGCATCCAACGTTAAAATTTTATATCGCCGCACTGAAAATGAAATGACAGCTTATCCCTTTGAATTTGAATTTGCAAAGCAAGAGGGAGTCGAATTTCAGTGGCTAACAATACCAAAGAAAATTATTGGAGACGATGAGGGGAAAGTAGCTGCACTAGAATGCGTTCAAATGAAATTAATTGATTGTTATGCCAATCAAGATACGCTATTGGAAGTTGAGAATTCTACTTTTAAAATAGAAGCCGATATAGTGATTCGTGCAATCGGACAAATGCGTCATCTTGAGTTGATTGATGAACTGAAATTAGAACATCATAACGGCATAATTTCAGTTGAACCTTCCACTCTCCGAACATCCAATCCAGTTATTTATGCATGTGGAGATGTGATATATGGCGCTGGCTATGGGGAAGCGACAGTCGTTTCAGCTGTCCAGCAAGGCAAAGAATGTGCTTATGCACTTCATCGAGCATTACAGCAAGCATCTGTAATTACTTCACACTAA
- a CDS encoding beta-carotene 15,15'-monooxygenase, with protein MYQKKFTVKKLVLLSATGCIAARFIIPIEHLRPFVAFTWVGGAIEVALFLLEISFLLSLTIYMPKIIRSTKESQYPTVFAFPQSVDQHVKSHRLVHIICSEALMFYYALFSWRKKERDGLTLYKNSSYIAFQIMMIHAIIIETLGIHWWLHDKSIILSIGLLIFNIYSVFFFLGDLQAMRLNPVTFHQKSLLISAGILKRTEIPYELIENIIVDESILKQKTSKDTLEFIVRDFEKVYPNVLLTLKKPVEGIFYLGIHRKYNHVALRIDQPAEFVALLKNQTDL; from the coding sequence TCTGCTACAGGATGCATTGCAGCTCGTTTTATCATTCCAATCGAACATCTGAGGCCTTTCGTTGCCTTTACATGGGTAGGGGGTGCTATTGAAGTTGCACTTTTTTTACTTGAAATTTCTTTCTTACTTTCACTTACAATCTATATGCCGAAAATTATTCGTTCAACAAAAGAAAGTCAATATCCAACTGTCTTTGCATTTCCACAATCCGTTGATCAACATGTGAAATCGCATAGACTCGTTCATATCATATGTTCAGAAGCATTGATGTTTTACTATGCTCTCTTTAGTTGGCGAAAAAAAGAACGTGATGGATTAACGCTTTATAAAAATTCAAGTTATATTGCTTTTCAAATCATGATGATTCACGCAATTATCATTGAAACTCTCGGAATTCATTGGTGGCTTCACGATAAATCCATTATCCTATCAATTGGATTGCTTATTTTCAATATCTATTCTGTTTTCTTCTTCTTAGGTGATTTGCAAGCAATGAGGTTAAATCCTGTGACCTTCCATCAAAAATCATTGCTAATTTCTGCAGGCATTTTAAAACGTACCGAGATTCCTTATGAATTGATAGAAAATATTATTGTAGATGAATCTATTCTAAAACAGAAAACCTCAAAAGATACCCTTGAATTTATAGTCCGTGATTTTGAAAAAGTATACCCAAATGTGTTGCTAACACTTAAAAAGCCAGTTGAAGGAATCTTCTATTTAGGCATTCATAGAAAATATAATCATGTTGCACTACGAATTGATCAACCAGCTGAATTTGTAGCACTACTAAAAAATCAAACAGATTTGTAA
- the pdxR gene encoding MocR-like pyridoxine biosynthesis transcription factor PdxR translates to MEISINLQSDSPMYSQIYEQIKKTIITKKIASHSKLPSKRNLALDLNVSVHTVKEAYEQLNAEGFIYSKERAGYFVAPFEFEWQPPIKVAPLSTTVEIKHPKVDIDFQNGHIDTTSFPYAIWRKLYNKHFRPENLINNTGQGEPSLRFAIADYVQRSRGVQCEPSQVFIYGGTQHQLQALCYFFGPSISVGIEEPGFKRARAIFSQSCLHTYGIEVDEFGVKIPTKKLNLLYTTPAHQFPLGMVMSVKRRASLLKWASAENAYIIEDDYDSEYRFKGLPIPSLAQMDQLQHVIYFGTFSKTLVPSIRISYMILPSKLVSSFSNFYQEQKTVVSKIDQLLLADFISQGLFDKHLSKMRTLYRKKQQALIAAIKTHLSDKFEIIGEKAGLHIILKLPDYISEEEAIEKAISVGVQIYPSSNSYVGPPTQQMVIIGYGGLTFEEIEEGILRLKKVWCQF, encoded by the coding sequence TTGGAAATTTCAATCAATCTGCAAAGTGATTCTCCAATGTATAGTCAAATATATGAACAGATTAAAAAGACCATTATTACGAAAAAAATAGCATCCCACAGTAAGTTACCTTCAAAGCGGAATCTGGCCCTTGATCTTAACGTTAGTGTTCATACGGTGAAAGAAGCATATGAACAATTAAATGCGGAGGGGTTTATCTATAGTAAAGAGCGTGCCGGTTATTTTGTCGCACCCTTTGAATTTGAATGGCAGCCACCTATAAAAGTAGCTCCACTCTCAACTACAGTAGAAATCAAACATCCGAAAGTGGATATTGATTTTCAAAATGGCCATATAGATACTACTTCTTTTCCTTATGCTATTTGGCGAAAGTTATACAACAAACATTTTCGACCGGAAAATTTGATAAATAACACAGGGCAAGGAGAGCCCTCTCTACGCTTTGCAATCGCGGACTATGTTCAGCGTTCTCGAGGTGTTCAGTGCGAGCCTTCTCAAGTTTTTATCTATGGTGGAACACAACATCAACTACAAGCTCTTTGTTACTTTTTTGGTCCGTCCATCAGTGTAGGCATAGAAGAACCTGGATTTAAACGTGCTCGAGCCATTTTTTCACAAAGCTGTCTTCATACATATGGAATTGAAGTTGATGAATTTGGTGTGAAAATCCCAACTAAAAAACTAAATCTTCTCTATACAACACCAGCACATCAATTTCCCTTAGGTATGGTTATGTCTGTAAAACGTCGAGCCTCCTTATTAAAATGGGCTTCAGCAGAAAATGCATATATTATAGAAGATGATTACGATTCAGAATATCGTTTCAAAGGACTGCCTATTCCTTCTTTGGCACAAATGGATCAGCTACAACATGTTATATATTTTGGTACTTTTTCAAAGACACTAGTACCTTCGATTCGAATTAGCTATATGATTTTACCTTCAAAACTCGTGAGTTCTTTTTCAAATTTTTATCAAGAACAAAAAACAGTGGTTTCAAAAATAGATCAATTACTTCTTGCAGATTTTATCTCTCAAGGATTATTTGACAAGCACTTATCAAAAATGCGTACACTTTATCGTAAAAAACAACAGGCTTTAATTGCAGCTATTAAAACTCATCTATCAGATAAATTTGAAATAATTGGTGAAAAGGCTGGCCTTCATATTATATTGAAGCTACCAGATTATATAAGTGAAGAGGAAGCAATTGAAAAAGCAATTTCTGTTGGGGTACAAATTTATCCAAGCTCCAATTCTTATGTTGGTCCTCCCACTCAGCAAATGGTGATCATAGGATATGGTGGATTAACCTTCGAGGAAATTGAGGAGGGTATTCTTCGATTAAAAAAAGTATGGTGTCAATTTTGA
- a CDS encoding NCS1 family transporter, with the protein MAQRNDYLKSPDLLPISYKDRNIGALGFSVIWVGMAIVLAAFAIGAAGIIHLSMPILILATLVGSLTIGVFMVMIGDIGVEHGLSFPVYMRAPFGTIGTHLPSLIRGITASCWFGINTYFGALAINGILNILFDFDNWFVCFLFFAGFQLLNTSLGIKSIERFADLAAPIIILISCWMYVTLADQATASGKNVWTWVESPTTGMATFTAFMIVVMANMGFWATLAADMPSLSRFFKAPKHEKNWFKRNKTQLIGSLIVMPIVNTFMIVIGAVCYMAVSSGDPVAALQQSANGFILAILLLMIVLAQWSTNTSANVIPAATIFSNIGGPKVPFWVGVVIAGVIGTLSQPWSLFDILNSVLLIIGGILTAIVGIMFADYYLLRKRRLNVSDLYETTGQYKYMNGFNLAGLISWIIGGIVANLLPTYSSLVGFAVGALLYFILAKYWWFRKYPQKEITDPNDSEYLGITAGRDWVISPYEKPVTVSPELSPNLSAKTVK; encoded by the coding sequence ATGGCACAAAGAAATGATTATTTGAAATCCCCAGATTTATTGCCTATTTCGTATAAAGATCGAAATATTGGAGCTCTCGGTTTTTCAGTCATTTGGGTTGGGATGGCCATTGTACTTGCTGCTTTTGCAATAGGTGCTGCGGGGATTATTCACCTATCTATGCCAATATTGATTCTGGCAACATTAGTTGGTTCCTTGACTATCGGTGTTTTTATGGTAATGATCGGAGATATTGGAGTTGAACATGGCTTATCCTTCCCTGTTTATATGCGAGCACCTTTTGGAACAATTGGTACGCATCTTCCTTCCCTGATTCGAGGTATAACGGCATCTTGTTGGTTTGGTATTAATACTTATTTTGGTGCACTTGCTATCAACGGGATATTAAATATTCTATTTGATTTCGATAATTGGTTTGTTTGCTTTTTATTCTTTGCTGGATTCCAATTATTAAATACTTCATTAGGTATTAAATCTATTGAACGTTTTGCTGATTTAGCTGCACCGATTATTATACTAATTTCTTGTTGGATGTATGTAACACTTGCGGATCAAGCAACAGCTTCAGGAAAGAATGTGTGGACTTGGGTTGAATCACCAACAACAGGCATGGCTACTTTTACAGCATTTATGATTGTTGTCATGGCAAATATGGGTTTCTGGGCAACACTGGCAGCAGATATGCCTTCATTATCACGATTCTTCAAAGCTCCTAAACATGAAAAGAATTGGTTCAAACGCAATAAAACGCAGTTAATAGGATCTCTTATTGTCATGCCTATTGTTAATACATTTATGATTGTAATAGGTGCAGTTTGTTATATGGCTGTTTCATCTGGTGACCCAGTTGCAGCATTACAACAATCTGCTAATGGATTTATCTTAGCCATTCTTTTATTGATGATTGTTTTAGCGCAATGGTCAACAAATACTTCAGCAAATGTTATCCCAGCAGCAACAATATTCTCTAATATTGGCGGACCCAAAGTACCTTTCTGGGTAGGGGTTGTTATCGCTGGTGTCATTGGAACATTATCACAACCCTGGAGTCTGTTCGACATTTTGAATTCTGTATTACTTATAATCGGCGGAATTTTAACTGCGATAGTAGGCATCATGTTCGCCGACTACTATTTGCTTCGTAAACGTCGCTTAAATGTGAGTGATCTTTATGAAACAACTGGGCAATACAAATATATGAATGGATTCAATCTTGCCGGTCTAATTTCTTGGATAATTGGTGGAATTGTAGCAAATCTGTTACCGACATATTCTTCATTAGTAGGATTTGCTGTAGGTGCACTACTATATTTTATACTTGCAAAATATTGGTGGTTTAGGAAATATCCTCAAAAAGAGATTACAGATCCAAATGATAGCGAATATTTAGGGATTACAGCAGGTAGGGATTGGGTTATCTCTCCCTATGAAAAACCAGTCACAGTATCACCAGAGCTTTCGCCAAATCTAAGTGCCAAAACAGTAAAATAA
- a CDS encoding dihydrofolate reductase family protein has protein sequence MSNKRKLKLFIATSLDGYIATEDESLEWLFNVEGEGDNGYSEFFGTVDTVLMGRKTYDWLLENTAGEYPYKNEECYVFTRSRIEDTENVKFINDPVVHFTKELQKQNGKDIWLVGGGELIHSFIKETLIDELIITVAPIILGNGIPLFKKSDIQTNLSLIRTRTFHQFVELHYQVNK, from the coding sequence ATGAGTAATAAACGTAAACTGAAATTATTTATTGCTACGAGTTTAGATGGATATATTGCAACTGAAGATGAATCACTCGAATGGTTATTTAATGTTGAAGGTGAGGGAGACAACGGCTATTCAGAATTTTTTGGGACAGTGGATACTGTATTGATGGGGAGAAAAACCTATGATTGGCTTTTGGAAAATACTGCTGGAGAATACCCTTATAAAAATGAAGAATGTTATGTATTTACCCGATCTCGGATTGAAGATACTGAAAATGTAAAATTTATCAATGATCCTGTAGTCCATTTTACGAAAGAGTTACAGAAACAAAATGGAAAAGACATTTGGCTTGTTGGTGGAGGAGAGCTTATACACTCTTTTATCAAGGAAACATTAATTGACGAACTCATCATAACTGTAGCTCCAATTATTTTAGGTAACGGCATTCCACTGTTTAAAAAAAGTGATATTCAAACTAACCTGTCCTTAATTAGAACTAGAACCTTCCATCAATTTGTTGAGCTGCATTATCAAGTAAATAAATAA
- a CDS encoding DUF1572 family protein, translating to MFEEFYLKAVKGRFEDTKKLGDDTLVRLSDSDIHWQPNDESNNIAIIVKHLSGNMISRWTDFLTTDGEKPNRHRDQEFEDTITSVEQLTVAWEKGWNQVFETLNSLQYGDLGKSVSIRGEEHTVIEAIERQIAHTSYHIGQIVYIAKTIKGKEWGSLSIPLGKSEEYLQTLLKKNK from the coding sequence TTGTTTGAAGAATTTTACTTAAAAGCAGTAAAAGGGAGATTTGAGGATACAAAAAAATTAGGTGATGATACGTTAGTCAGGTTATCAGATTCTGATATTCATTGGCAACCAAATGATGAATCAAACAATATCGCCATTATTGTGAAGCATTTATCCGGAAATATGATTTCAAGATGGACAGACTTTTTGACAACAGATGGTGAAAAGCCTAATAGACACAGAGATCAAGAGTTTGAAGATACAATTACGTCAGTAGAACAATTAACTGTAGCTTGGGAGAAAGGATGGAATCAAGTTTTTGAAACATTGAATTCTTTGCAATATGGAGATTTAGGAAAATCTGTTTCTATTCGTGGAGAAGAACATACAGTTATAGAGGCAATCGAAAGGCAAATAGCTCATACTTCCTATCATATTGGGCAAATTGTATATATTGCAAAAACAATAAAAGGAAAAGAATGGGGAAGCCTTAGTATTCCTTTGGGAAAATCCGAAGAATATTTACAAACTTTACTTAAAAAGAACAAGTAA
- a CDS encoding MDR family MFS transporter, translated as MQFISYFHPIVWIILNGTIFTRIASFMTIPFLAIYLQNELHASPLMIGATLGIAQLCATLGGFIGGYLTDQFGRKFIILTTIFIWSAVFVGFATVRVVGLFIVLNAINGLCRSFFEPATQALMIDFTEEKKRRRLFSFRYTAINIAGVIGPLCGVWISSMSNAKIPFFITASMYAVYGVFLIFTFNKYVVTPQKQAQKQTILQMFKVVLSDQKLLYLLAGGILVSLCYSQFDSTLPQYINLNIENGVKLYSVLITLNAIVVLTLQLPIGIYTERISMMKSLIIGVLFFAAGFIIFNFANTPWLFIVGMIIFTVGEIFAFPMMNALIEEIAPATQKATYLGASQFKNLGGFIGPIFGGWLLIHFSSELYIVMAVIFLSSLVFYRLAFIKKEIV; from the coding sequence ATGCAATTTATATCCTATTTCCATCCAATTGTATGGATTATTTTGAATGGGACTATTTTTACACGTATTGCAAGCTTTATGACAATACCCTTTTTAGCAATTTATTTGCAAAATGAATTACATGCATCGCCATTAATGATTGGTGCAACATTAGGGATAGCACAACTTTGTGCAACACTCGGAGGGTTTATTGGTGGTTATTTAACGGATCAATTTGGAAGGAAATTTATCATTCTTACAACCATTTTTATTTGGAGTGCCGTATTTGTAGGATTTGCAACGGTTAGAGTAGTTGGGTTGTTTATCGTGTTAAATGCTATCAATGGATTATGTCGATCTTTTTTTGAGCCTGCTACACAAGCATTAATGATTGACTTTACAGAAGAAAAGAAGAGAAGAAGGTTGTTTTCTTTCCGCTATACAGCGATTAATATTGCTGGAGTGATTGGTCCACTATGTGGTGTGTGGATTTCTAGCATGTCCAATGCGAAAATTCCTTTTTTCATTACCGCATCTATGTACGCAGTCTACGGAGTATTTTTGATTTTTACGTTCAATAAATATGTAGTAACACCTCAAAAACAAGCACAAAAACAAACGATTTTACAGATGTTCAAAGTTGTTCTTTCAGATCAAAAACTTTTATATTTACTTGCAGGTGGAATTCTTGTAAGTCTATGCTATTCTCAATTTGACTCGACATTACCTCAATACATAAATTTAAATATTGAAAATGGCGTTAAGCTGTATTCTGTTTTGATTACGTTAAACGCGATTGTTGTATTAACTTTGCAATTACCAATTGGGATTTATACTGAAAGAATTTCTATGATGAAAAGTCTAATCATTGGGGTTCTATTCTTTGCTGCAGGATTTATTATCTTCAATTTTGCGAATACACCATGGTTATTCATAGTAGGTATGATTATTTTCACAGTTGGTGAAATTTTTGCATTTCCGATGATGAATGCTCTTATCGAAGAAATTGCACCAGCAACACAGAAAGCAACGTATCTTGGCGCCTCTCAGTTTAAAAATTTAGGCGGATTTATTGGTCCGATCTTTGGTGGATGGTTACTCATTCATTTTTCATCTGAATTGTATATTGTCATGGCTGTAATTTTCTTATCCAGTTTAGTATTTTATCGATTAGCTTTCATAAAGAAGGAAATAGTTTGA
- a CDS encoding GNAT family N-acetyltransferase — protein MEFTTLHNEKVILKPMEDSDIKGIYEVAVYPEIWWYLSITIASIEDTKNYVTTSLANKEKGVEFPFVIINPATNAIIGSTKYMDIDVKHKRLEIGFTWLTPAYWRTPVNTNCKYLLLQYCFEVLNLNRVQIKTDHENKQSQKAIERIGAQKEGILRNHMIRKDGTVRNTVMYSVTSEDWPMVKSKLEDLMLLRSAKMIVD, from the coding sequence ATGGAATTTACAACATTACATAATGAAAAAGTGATTTTAAAACCGATGGAGGATAGTGATATAAAAGGAATATATGAAGTTGCAGTTTATCCAGAAATTTGGTGGTATTTATCGATAACAATTGCATCTATAGAAGACACAAAAAATTATGTAACAACATCACTTGCAAATAAAGAAAAAGGCGTGGAATTTCCGTTTGTAATTATTAACCCAGCAACAAATGCTATTATTGGTTCAACAAAATATATGGATATTGATGTAAAACATAAGCGATTAGAAATTGGCTTTACTTGGTTAACACCAGCTTATTGGCGTACACCCGTAAATACAAATTGTAAATACTTATTACTGCAATATTGTTTTGAAGTTCTTAACTTGAATCGTGTTCAAATCAAAACAGATCATGAAAATAAACAATCTCAAAAAGCAATTGAACGAATTGGTGCACAAAAAGAAGGAATTCTTCGTAATCATATGATTCGAAAAGATGGCACGGTAAGAAATACAGTAATGTATAGTGTGACGAGTGAGGATTGGCCAATGGTAAAGAGTAAATTAGAAGATTTGATGTTGTTAAGATCAGCGAAAATGATAGTAGATTAA